The Meriones unguiculatus strain TT.TT164.6M chromosome 6, Bangor_MerUng_6.1, whole genome shotgun sequence genome has a window encoding:
- the Ankra2 gene encoding ankyrin repeat family A protein 2 isoform X2 → MKRIVKTFKIKLTLTWRWHLFYLKVESYAECNIHTSPSPGIQVRHVYTPSTTKHFSPIKQSTTLTNKHRGNEVSTTPLLANSLSVHQLAAQGEMLYLATRIEQENVINHTDEEGFTPLMWAAAHGQIAVVEFLLQNGADPQLLGKGRESALSLACSKGYTDIVKMLLDCGVDVNEYDWNGGTPLLYAVHGNHVKCVKMLLENGADPTIETDSGYNSMDLAVALGYRSVQQVIESHLLKLLQNIKE, encoded by the exons ATGAAGAGGATAGTAAAAACATTCAAGATCAAGTTAACTCTGACCTGGAGGTGGCATCTGTTTTATTTAAAGGTTGAAAGTTATG ctgAGTGTAATATCCATACATCACCTTCTCCTGGAATTCAAGTAAGGCATGTCTACACCCCCTCTACCACAAAACACTTCTCACCCATAAAACAGTCAACAACTTTAACCAACAAGCACAGGGGAAATGAGGTCTCCACCACACCTCTGTTAGCAAACT CCCTGTCTGTTCACCAGTTGGCAGCACAGGGAGAGATGCTGTATCTGGCCACTCGAATTGAACAAG aaaatgttaTCAATCACACGGATGAAGAAGGATTTACTCCCCTGATGTGGGCTGCGGCACACGGGCAAATAGCTGTGGTAGAGTTCCTACTTCAGAAT GGTGCAGATCCGCAGCTGTTAGGAAAAGGTCGAGAAAGTGCCCTGTCATTGGCCTGCAGTAAAGGCTACACGGATATTGTCAAGATGCTGCTGGACTGTGGAGTTGATGTGAATGAGTATGACTGG AATGGAGGGACACCTTTGCTTTATGCCGTCCATGGGAACCATGTGAAGTGTGTCAAGATGCTGTTAG AAAATGGAGCTGACCCAACAATTGAAACCGACTCTGGATATAATTCTATGGATTTAGCTGTAGCTTTGGGCTATAGAAGTG TTCAACAGGTCATTGAGTCACATCTGCTGAAGCTCCTTCAAAACATCAAGGAGTGA
- the Ankra2 gene encoding ankyrin repeat family A protein 2 isoform X1, producing the protein MATSANLDIGAQLIVEECPSSYSLPGMPDIKIEHQLDPNSEEGSAQGVAMGMKFILPNRFDMNVCSRFVKSLNEEDSKNIQDQVNSDLEVASVLFKAECNIHTSPSPGIQVRHVYTPSTTKHFSPIKQSTTLTNKHRGNEVSTTPLLANSLSVHQLAAQGEMLYLATRIEQENVINHTDEEGFTPLMWAAAHGQIAVVEFLLQNGADPQLLGKGRESALSLACSKGYTDIVKMLLDCGVDVNEYDWNGGTPLLYAVHGNHVKCVKMLLENGADPTIETDSGYNSMDLAVALGYRSVQQVIESHLLKLLQNIKE; encoded by the exons ATGGCTACATCTGCTAATTTGGACATTGGGGCCCAGCTGATTGTGGAAGAGTGTCCCAGCAGCTATAGTCTTCCTGGCATGCCAGACATCAAAATAGAGCACCAGCTGGACCCAAACTCAGAAGAAGGATCAGCTCAGGGTGTTGCCATGGGAATGAAATTCATATTGCCAAACCGATTTGATATGAACGTGTGTTCTCGATTTGTGAAGTCCTTAAATGAAGAGGATAGTAAAAACATTCAAGATCAAGTTAACTCTGACCTGGAGGTGGCATCTGTTTTATTTAAAG ctgAGTGTAATATCCATACATCACCTTCTCCTGGAATTCAAGTAAGGCATGTCTACACCCCCTCTACCACAAAACACTTCTCACCCATAAAACAGTCAACAACTTTAACCAACAAGCACAGGGGAAATGAGGTCTCCACCACACCTCTGTTAGCAAACT CCCTGTCTGTTCACCAGTTGGCAGCACAGGGAGAGATGCTGTATCTGGCCACTCGAATTGAACAAG aaaatgttaTCAATCACACGGATGAAGAAGGATTTACTCCCCTGATGTGGGCTGCGGCACACGGGCAAATAGCTGTGGTAGAGTTCCTACTTCAGAAT GGTGCAGATCCGCAGCTGTTAGGAAAAGGTCGAGAAAGTGCCCTGTCATTGGCCTGCAGTAAAGGCTACACGGATATTGTCAAGATGCTGCTGGACTGTGGAGTTGATGTGAATGAGTATGACTGG AATGGAGGGACACCTTTGCTTTATGCCGTCCATGGGAACCATGTGAAGTGTGTCAAGATGCTGTTAG AAAATGGAGCTGACCCAACAATTGAAACCGACTCTGGATATAATTCTATGGATTTAGCTGTAGCTTTGGGCTATAGAAGTG TTCAACAGGTCATTGAGTCACATCTGCTGAAGCTCCTTCAAAACATCAAGGAGTGA
- the Ankra2 gene encoding ankyrin repeat family A protein 2 isoform X3: MLYLATRIEQENVINHTDEEGFTPLMWAAAHGQIAVVEFLLQNGADPQLLGKGRESALSLACSKGYTDIVKMLLDCGVDVNEYDWNGGTPLLYAVHGNHVKCVKMLLENGADPTIETDSGYNSMDLAVALGYRSVQQVIESHLLKLLQNIKE, encoded by the exons ATGCTGTATCTGGCCACTCGAATTGAACAAG aaaatgttaTCAATCACACGGATGAAGAAGGATTTACTCCCCTGATGTGGGCTGCGGCACACGGGCAAATAGCTGTGGTAGAGTTCCTACTTCAGAAT GGTGCAGATCCGCAGCTGTTAGGAAAAGGTCGAGAAAGTGCCCTGTCATTGGCCTGCAGTAAAGGCTACACGGATATTGTCAAGATGCTGCTGGACTGTGGAGTTGATGTGAATGAGTATGACTGG AATGGAGGGACACCTTTGCTTTATGCCGTCCATGGGAACCATGTGAAGTGTGTCAAGATGCTGTTAG AAAATGGAGCTGACCCAACAATTGAAACCGACTCTGGATATAATTCTATGGATTTAGCTGTAGCTTTGGGCTATAGAAGTG TTCAACAGGTCATTGAGTCACATCTGCTGAAGCTCCTTCAAAACATCAAGGAGTGA